The region CAAATTTGCGTGCCAGCGCAAGCCCCGGAATGTCGCATCCCCCGGCAAAATGCCAGGAAACGAAAGTTCAGCACTGCGACCAGCTCTTGCCAAGTCCGCTATCCCTCAATAGGACTTGTGCAAAGTATTATGAAAGGTGTGCCCGTGCCGGTTTTCGCCCTCCCCTTCCCTGCAATCGATCCTGTTCTGTTCGAGTTCGGGCCAATCGTGATCCGCTGGTATGCGCTCGCCTATATCGCGGGCATCTTCATCGGCCTGTGGTATGCAAAACGTCTGGCAGCCCACACGCGTCTTTGGCCGCAGAACACACCGGCCTATACACCGGTTGATCTGGATGACTTCCTGCTCTGGGCCGCGCTGGGGGTTATCCTCGGTGGGCGAGCCGGTTATGTACTCTTCTACGATTCAGGCTCCTATCTGGAAAATCCGCTCGAAATCATTGCCGTCTGGAATGGTGGCATGGCCTTTCACGGAGGGTTTCTGGGTGCCACGCTGGCCATGATCCTTTTTGCCCGACGGAGGGGCAAATCTGTCCTGAGCCTGTTTGATC is a window of Coralliovum pocilloporae DNA encoding:
- the lgt gene encoding prolipoprotein diacylglyceryl transferase, which encodes MKGVPVPVFALPFPAIDPVLFEFGPIVIRWYALAYIAGIFIGLWYAKRLAAHTRLWPQNTPAYTPVDLDDFLLWAALGVILGGRAGYVLFYDSGSYLENPLEIIAVWNGGMAFHGGFLGATLAMILFARRRGKSVLSLFDLFAAAVPFGLFFGRIANFINGELFGRVTDVPWAVVFPHGGPLPRHPSQLYEAGLEGLLTFVLLMIAVTRFRTLHTPGLTAGLFTALYGLFRFTVEWFRMPDAHIGYLSGGLTMGMLLSLPMILAGLVLMGYAKRSARARA